One region of Candidatus Polarisedimenticolia bacterium genomic DNA includes:
- a CDS encoding alpha/beta fold hydrolase — MVARFLKSGPGVFLLTLVVLVAGAGSMVYYQIHDLTHPPRVSASVNPSDLLLRADDVNFQSTDGVTLSAWLIHGDRDAPTIILCHDLGESKGSFLDAAVPLQRAGYNLLIPDFRGHGASGGKGSTLGTLERYDVLGAIDFLRTRRDLEADRIGVWGIGMGAYAGLLAAAERPEVVALALDSPYPDVASYLDRALFRGLPPSTTKVTGYASVFYGPYFQWKNSRNAATQALTDLADRNFLFIVAASRPGSVEAGKALYAALPDSGSADKNLLELQGSDASSLYDEDRRKYSEAIASFFGTYLKVHLEPTPDAIKVNVR; from the coding sequence ATGGTCGCGCGTTTCCTGAAGAGCGGTCCCGGAGTCTTCCTGCTGACCCTGGTGGTTCTGGTGGCCGGCGCCGGCTCGATGGTCTACTACCAGATCCACGATCTCACGCATCCTCCGAGGGTCTCCGCTTCGGTCAACCCCTCGGACCTGCTGCTTCGGGCCGACGACGTGAACTTCCAGAGCACCGACGGCGTGACGCTGAGCGCCTGGCTCATCCATGGAGACCGCGACGCCCCGACGATCATCCTGTGCCACGATCTGGGCGAATCGAAGGGCTCCTTTCTCGATGCGGCCGTGCCGCTGCAGCGCGCCGGGTACAACCTGCTGATTCCCGATTTTCGGGGGCACGGCGCCAGCGGCGGCAAGGGGAGCACCCTCGGCACGCTCGAGCGCTACGACGTGCTCGGAGCGATCGACTTCCTCAGGACGCGGCGGGACCTCGAGGCCGATCGGATCGGCGTCTGGGGGATCGGGATGGGCGCCTATGCGGGGCTCTTGGCCGCCGCGGAGCGCCCGGAGGTGGTCGCCCTGGCGCTCGACTCTCCCTATCCCGACGTTGCCAGCTATCTCGACCGCGCCCTCTTCCGCGGGCTGCCCCCCTCCACGACGAAGGTCACCGGCTATGCGTCGGTCTTCTATGGCCCTTATTTCCAGTGGAAGAACTCCCGCAATGCCGCGACGCAGGCGCTTACCGACCTGGCCGATCGCAATTTTCTGTTCATCGTCGCCGCCTCGCGGCCCGGATCGGTGGAAGCGGGGAAGGCGCTGTACGCCGCGCTGCCCGACAGCGGGAGCGCCGACAAGAACCTGCTGGAGCTGCAGGGGAGCGATGCCTCCAGCCTGTACGACGAGGACCGCCGCAAGTACTCTGAGGCGATCGCCTCTTTCTTCGGAACCTACCTGAAGGTCCACCTCGAGCCGACGCCCGACGCCATCAAGGTCAACGTCCGCTAG
- a CDS encoding polyprenyl synthetase family protein — MPSFPSRTAVAESAIPEQVRQFLDGVGRDLETALDRLLPAAAGDDARVSEAMRYAALSPGKRIRPALLIAVSDLYGTPRSKAVAAGAVIEMAHASSLILDDLPSMDDSDLRRGRPATHRVFGEATAILAAFGLLNRAFEILAADSAIPEKVRSEMARRLGAALGTEGLIAGQGLDLALSPSRCALDELERIHSRKTGSLFLACVEMGALLGRAVPAETEALRGYAKNLGLAYQIVDDLLDATGDPARAGKSVQADRRGNFVTLSGIEGARRLSEELFDCAVEHLAPLGRRGALLRGLASLLIHRDR, encoded by the coding sequence ATGCCTTCCTTTCCTTCGCGGACCGCAGTTGCCGAATCCGCGATCCCCGAGCAGGTGCGACAGTTCCTCGACGGTGTCGGACGCGATCTGGAGACGGCGCTCGACCGACTGCTGCCTGCCGCGGCGGGGGATGACGCCCGGGTTTCAGAGGCGATGCGCTACGCCGCCCTGTCGCCCGGCAAGCGCATCCGTCCCGCGTTGCTGATCGCCGTCTCCGACCTGTACGGGACCCCTCGTTCCAAGGCCGTGGCAGCCGGGGCCGTGATCGAGATGGCCCATGCCAGCTCGCTGATCCTGGATGATCTTCCCTCCATGGACGACTCCGATCTGCGACGCGGCCGGCCCGCGACCCATCGTGTTTTCGGCGAGGCCACCGCGATTCTCGCCGCCTTTGGGCTGCTCAACCGCGCGTTCGAGATCCTGGCGGCAGACTCCGCGATCCCGGAGAAAGTGCGATCCGAGATGGCGCGCCGCCTGGGCGCGGCGCTCGGGACCGAGGGGCTGATTGCGGGCCAGGGGCTCGATCTGGCGCTGTCGCCGTCGCGCTGCGCCCTCGACGAGCTGGAGCGCATTCACTCCCGCAAGACCGGCAGCCTGTTCCTCGCCTGCGTGGAGATGGGCGCCTTGCTCGGACGCGCCGTCCCTGCCGAGACCGAGGCGCTGCGCGGCTACGCCAAGAACCTGGGCCTCGCCTATCAGATCGTGGACGATCTCCTCGACGCCACCGGCGATCCGGCGCGGGCCGGGAAGAGCGTGCAGGCCGATCGGCGTGGGAATTTCGTCACGCTGTCGGGGATCGAAGGGGCCCGCCGTCTGTCGGAAGAGCTCTTCGATTGCGCCGTCGAGCACCTCGCGCCTCTCGGGCGGCGCGGCGCGCTGCTGCGCGGCCTGGCCAGCCTGCTCATTCATCGGGATCGCTAG
- a CDS encoding alkaline phosphatase family protein, with protein MPPIRDERLEELKEALRRRGYLDRVILRDAAAPWGWLKGSLKAALLAALVLDLAFVVMLAFLGSPPLASAGDALLLALYLAPICGLLTLAVELAAGALTRLLESLVPRGRGHSARLAWGIGGAIALGFAIYLSLWWRGRGETGGDWATIGFVVFILLISLFLGRLASLTAWLSLLRVGRMRGLGKAGGRFQAILVALLIVVIAGALWRSRRERVPSTPAGEFSTAPVEGRTLWVGVDGLGSSLMQAMEREGHLPHLAARAAASCTVNLQRPAAEPPAIWVTAATGFAPPRHGVGGVESAILPGMGTPLAATGWSAPLFEAARALNPFVPPIKEVPVSGVHRKDKTVWEILAEKGVPSYVVNWWATWPADEGPGVRITERALFRLESGGAPDREVFPPERLTDLEKVYASTFAANPASGSRDAGPAGAPAMDRFHLELASAGWKERWPLVAVYLNGLDVLAAAPARQDHGRLGELLQDRELIDHLENLDAAVGLLADSARPDDFVILEGDPGRNDPAGGSEGFLLVSGPGVAPGKRLSGSLFDVAPTLLAAQGFPRSREMRGRVLRDCLLPGRKFGGEGVNPVAGFGPRRPPSGGGSEFDPEVLEKLRSLGYIR; from the coding sequence ATGCCGCCGATCCGCGACGAGCGGCTGGAAGAGCTGAAGGAGGCGCTCCGCCGCCGGGGCTATCTCGATCGGGTCATCCTGCGCGACGCGGCCGCTCCCTGGGGATGGCTGAAAGGATCTCTCAAGGCCGCCTTGCTCGCGGCGCTGGTCCTCGACCTGGCCTTCGTGGTGATGCTCGCCTTTCTCGGATCGCCGCCTCTGGCCTCCGCCGGCGATGCTCTCCTTCTCGCGCTCTACCTGGCGCCCATCTGCGGTCTCCTCACGCTGGCGGTGGAGCTGGCGGCGGGCGCTCTCACGCGCCTGCTCGAAAGCCTCGTGCCGCGCGGACGCGGCCACTCCGCCCGGCTCGCCTGGGGAATCGGCGGAGCGATCGCCCTCGGGTTTGCGATTTACCTGTCGCTCTGGTGGCGCGGCCGGGGAGAGACCGGAGGAGACTGGGCGACCATCGGCTTCGTCGTCTTCATCCTGCTCATCAGCCTATTCCTCGGGCGCCTCGCCTCACTGACCGCGTGGCTGTCTCTCCTGCGCGTGGGGCGGATGCGCGGATTGGGAAAGGCGGGGGGCCGCTTCCAGGCGATCCTCGTCGCTCTCCTGATCGTGGTGATCGCCGGCGCCCTGTGGCGCTCGCGCCGCGAGAGGGTCCCCTCCACCCCGGCCGGGGAATTCTCCACGGCGCCGGTGGAGGGCCGAACCCTATGGGTCGGCGTCGATGGTCTCGGAAGCTCGTTGATGCAGGCGATGGAGCGGGAAGGCCACCTGCCACACCTGGCGGCGCGCGCCGCTGCAAGCTGCACGGTGAACCTGCAGCGTCCCGCGGCGGAGCCTCCGGCGATCTGGGTGACCGCCGCCACCGGATTCGCGCCGCCGCGGCACGGGGTGGGAGGCGTGGAATCGGCCATTCTTCCCGGGATGGGAACCCCGCTGGCGGCGACGGGGTGGAGCGCCCCGCTGTTCGAGGCGGCGCGGGCCCTGAACCCTTTCGTCCCTCCGATCAAGGAGGTCCCTGTCTCGGGGGTCCACCGCAAAGACAAGACCGTGTGGGAGATTCTTGCGGAGAAGGGGGTTCCCTCCTACGTGGTGAACTGGTGGGCGACCTGGCCGGCGGATGAAGGGCCGGGCGTGCGCATCACCGAGCGCGCCTTGTTTCGTCTCGAATCGGGCGGGGCCCCGGATCGGGAAGTCTTCCCACCCGAGCGCCTGACCGATCTCGAAAAGGTTTATGCCAGCACTTTCGCCGCGAATCCGGCCTCCGGCTCCCGCGACGCGGGTCCTGCCGGAGCCCCTGCGATGGACCGCTTTCACCTCGAGCTGGCGAGCGCCGGATGGAAAGAGCGCTGGCCTCTCGTGGCCGTCTACCTCAACGGTCTGGATGTTCTGGCCGCGGCCCCCGCGCGACAGGATCACGGCCGCCTAGGAGAGCTGCTCCAGGACCGCGAGCTCATCGACCACCTGGAGAATCTGGACGCCGCCGTCGGATTGCTGGCTGACAGCGCGCGACCCGACGATTTCGTGATCCTCGAGGGAGACCCGGGACGTAATGATCCCGCCGGCGGCAGCGAAGGGTTCCTGCTCGTCTCGGGCCCGGGCGTGGCACCGGGGAAGCGACTTTCGGGGAGCCTCTTCGATGTTGCTCCGACGCTGCTGGCGGCCCAGGGTTTCCCGCGCTCGCGGGAAATGCGAGGGCGCGTCTTGCGGGACTGTCTCCTGCCGGGCAGGAAATTCGGGGGTGAAGGTGTCAATCCGGTGGCGGGTTTCGGCCCTCGCAGACCCCCTTCCGGCGGCGGCTCCGAGTTCGATCCCGAGGTCCTCGAAAAGCTGCGCTCATTGGGCTATATCCGTTGA
- a CDS encoding PqqD family protein, translating into MTDWSTNPPKRHPTAGFRVFEGGETTIVLPDGSYIHVLNPIGTRVWELLDGVKNESEIVDILCEEFDGEREQVTKDVREFLTSLEANRMLD; encoded by the coding sequence GTGACCGACTGGAGCACCAACCCGCCGAAGCGCCATCCGACGGCGGGCTTTCGCGTCTTCGAAGGGGGAGAGACCACTATCGTCCTGCCCGACGGCTCCTATATCCATGTCCTCAATCCGATCGGGACGCGGGTCTGGGAGCTGCTCGACGGAGTCAAGAACGAGAGCGAAATCGTGGACATCCTGTGCGAGGAGTTCGATGGCGAGCGGGAGCAGGTGACGAAGGACGTCCGGGAGTTCCTCACCAGCCTCGAAGCCAATCGGATGCTGGACTAG
- a CDS encoding radical SAM protein, with the protein MNAYQAIIARNWKSATPYSALFELTYICNHACSFCYNCPTGQKELTTPQVFEAMRKIADFGVLFLTLSGGEPLCRRDFFEIAREAQRLHFAIRIYTNAFLIDETMAQRLKDEVHPFELEISLHGARPETHEALTRVPGSFAKLVNAVKALRRRDMKVLLKTPITKLNLGEVREIKTLAEDLDADLHFDPVITPKDDGDQEPLQMGADDTFMKRWWSDEFADVRNEKIPMRRDDSDISSVCGTGRSGFAVDPYGNIYPCVQWRRKVANLMEIASLRDVWRGSSVLKEVRRVADEIPQTTLKDSDVGQFTAFCAGVAWLQTGDPTKMYPQAELVARYRKKTYLELQARAAAGEVIEGLDQTFEKCGE; encoded by the coding sequence ATGAACGCTTACCAGGCCATCATCGCGCGCAACTGGAAATCGGCCACGCCTTACTCGGCACTGTTCGAGCTGACTTACATCTGCAATCATGCCTGCTCGTTCTGCTACAACTGCCCCACGGGACAGAAGGAGCTGACCACTCCCCAGGTCTTCGAAGCAATGCGCAAGATCGCCGATTTCGGCGTTCTGTTCCTGACGCTGTCGGGCGGCGAGCCGCTCTGCCGCCGGGACTTCTTCGAGATTGCCAGGGAAGCGCAGCGGCTGCATTTTGCGATCCGCATCTACACCAACGCCTTCCTCATCGACGAGACGATGGCGCAGCGGCTGAAGGACGAAGTCCATCCGTTCGAGCTGGAGATCAGCCTGCACGGGGCCCGGCCCGAGACGCACGAGGCGCTGACCCGCGTGCCCGGCTCCTTCGCCAAGCTGGTCAACGCCGTGAAGGCGCTGCGCCGGCGCGACATGAAGGTCCTGCTCAAGACGCCCATCACCAAGCTGAACCTTGGCGAGGTGCGCGAGATCAAGACGCTGGCGGAGGATCTCGACGCCGACCTCCATTTCGATCCGGTCATCACCCCGAAGGACGACGGCGACCAGGAGCCGCTGCAGATGGGGGCCGACGACACGTTCATGAAGCGGTGGTGGTCCGACGAGTTCGCCGACGTGCGCAATGAGAAGATTCCCATGCGCCGCGACGATTCCGACATCTCCTCCGTCTGCGGCACGGGACGCAGCGGCTTCGCGGTGGATCCCTACGGCAACATCTACCCCTGCGTGCAGTGGCGGCGGAAGGTTGCCAACCTGATGGAGATCGCTTCGCTGCGCGACGTCTGGCGCGGCTCCTCCGTGCTCAAGGAGGTGCGCCGCGTGGCCGACGAGATTCCGCAGACGACCCTGAAGGATTCCGACGTCGGCCAGTTCACCGCCTTCTGCGCCGGCGTCGCGTGGCTGCAGACCGGCGATCCGACCAAGATGTACCCGCAGGCGGAGCTCGTCGCGCGCTATCGCAAGAAGACCTATCTCGAGCTGCAGGCGCGCGCCGCCGCCGGCGAGGTGATCGAGGGTCTCGACCAGACCTTCGAGAAATGCGGCGAGTGA
- a CDS encoding sulfatase-like hydrolase/transferase, producing MRRVIAALFRKKRRARLAGAVLLPITALLFLAGASPAPPAAPAPPSLLLITIEGLRPDFLSCYSKSASQPTPGIDRIAEKGHVFRQVVTSSVSTLPSLATLLTGSTPFQHQVWDDDYRDQLPDGVRTLAERLKAKGYMTGAFLGTSRASGRGFDRGFDVFQDGYVPLPTGTWRLALRGASKVGAGARSWLSEPAEKPFFLWMHYADLTVPEQSVLRTPDADPRIAYRDRLEMIDLDVISTLDYLKEHKRDGSLVVVLTSDHGLGLGDHGESRAGLFLYDSTLRVPLVINGPNVPKGADDSLAGLVDVVPTLQKVLGLDAVPGVAGRDLLQKQSAQPASYHAAALEGQELFGWAPREAIAQGPWRLILGATEELYDLSADPGEAKNLAASRPEQVAKLREALRALAGGKSIPEAHYRTGPVPSAASLASLQAQKLSPASLEKARARKLPDAAGFVKSLPLLQELQFVTDVMGPSPLLKAQEPLLAADGKNLFSLVGIASALGSDDEAARKRATELLKTAQGLYPLEPEIYHQLAHVAFPEKRYSDAIALLKTALELKHRYPAEVTYDLACAYARKGDKTEAVARLKESVKQGFRDVRHLKSDPDLQSIVTQPAVKTWLDAEFGASAGS from the coding sequence ATGCGGCGAGTGATCGCGGCCTTATTTCGCAAGAAGCGACGGGCGCGGCTTGCCGGCGCGGTCCTCCTGCCGATCACCGCGCTGCTGTTCCTGGCGGGTGCGTCGCCCGCGCCTCCCGCCGCCCCCGCCCCTCCCAGCCTCCTGCTCATCACCATCGAGGGCCTGCGACCCGATTTTCTTTCGTGCTATTCCAAGAGTGCGTCGCAGCCGACGCCCGGAATCGACCGGATCGCCGAGAAGGGACATGTTTTTCGTCAGGTCGTGACCTCTTCGGTGTCGACCCTGCCGTCGCTCGCCACGCTGTTGACCGGATCGACTCCTTTTCAGCACCAGGTCTGGGACGACGATTACCGCGACCAGTTGCCGGACGGCGTGCGGACGCTGGCGGAGCGGCTCAAGGCGAAGGGCTACATGACCGGGGCCTTCCTCGGCACTTCGAGAGCTTCGGGAAGGGGATTCGATCGCGGCTTCGACGTTTTCCAGGACGGCTACGTCCCGCTGCCCACAGGGACCTGGCGTCTGGCCCTCCGGGGTGCGAGCAAGGTGGGCGCCGGGGCTCGCAGCTGGCTTTCGGAGCCCGCTGAAAAGCCGTTCTTCTTGTGGATGCACTACGCGGATCTCACCGTCCCCGAGCAGAGCGTCCTGAGAACTCCCGACGCCGATCCCCGCATCGCCTACCGGGACAGGCTGGAGATGATCGATCTGGATGTGATCTCAACCCTGGATTACCTCAAGGAGCACAAGCGCGACGGCTCGCTGGTGGTGGTTCTCACATCGGACCATGGTTTGGGGCTGGGGGACCACGGCGAATCGCGGGCGGGACTCTTCCTGTACGACAGCACTCTGCGGGTGCCCCTGGTGATCAACGGACCGAACGTGCCAAAGGGGGCTGACGACTCCCTCGCGGGGCTGGTTGACGTGGTCCCCACCCTGCAGAAAGTGCTCGGCCTGGATGCGGTGCCCGGTGTTGCCGGCAGGGATCTCCTCCAGAAGCAGTCGGCGCAGCCTGCCTCCTATCACGCCGCCGCGCTGGAAGGGCAGGAGCTTTTCGGCTGGGCGCCGCGCGAGGCGATCGCCCAGGGTCCATGGCGGCTGATTCTAGGAGCGACCGAGGAGCTCTACGACCTGTCCGCGGATCCCGGCGAAGCGAAGAACCTCGCGGCATCCCGGCCCGAGCAGGTGGCGAAACTGCGCGAGGCGTTGCGCGCGCTTGCCGGCGGCAAGTCGATCCCCGAGGCGCACTACCGGACGGGGCCGGTCCCCTCGGCCGCGAGCCTGGCGAGCCTGCAGGCGCAGAAGCTCTCACCCGCCTCGCTGGAAAAAGCGCGCGCCCGGAAGCTCCCCGATGCTGCGGGATTCGTCAAGAGCCTTCCTCTACTGCAGGAGCTGCAGTTCGTCACCGACGTGATGGGACCGTCGCCTCTGCTCAAGGCCCAGGAGCCGCTGCTGGCGGCGGATGGCAAGAATCTGTTCTCGCTGGTCGGGATCGCCTCGGCCCTGGGATCGGATGATGAAGCCGCGCGGAAGCGCGCCACCGAGCTGCTCAAGACCGCCCAGGGTCTCTACCCGCTGGAGCCCGAGATATACCACCAGCTGGCGCACGTCGCCTTCCCCGAAAAGCGCTACTCCGACGCCATCGCCCTCCTCAAGACCGCCCTCGAGCTGAAGCACCGGTACCCGGCGGAGGTCACCTACGATCTGGCCTGCGCCTATGCCCGGAAGGGGGACAAGACGGAGGCGGTGGCGCGGCTGAAGGAGAGCGTCAAGCAAGGGTTCCGCGACGTCCGGCACCTGAAATCCGACCCCGATCTCCAATCGATCGTCACCCAGCCGGCAGTGAAGACGTGGCTGGACGCGGAGTTCGGCGCCTCGGCCGGCTCCTGA